One genomic segment of Halalkalicoccus jeotgali B3 includes these proteins:
- a CDS encoding GNAT family N-acetyltransferase → MPGARIANGERITLRTVEQEDVPFLQRGTANAELRYSLGSRLMNQTQVEEEILDHSDDQFLVCLDETDAGSGQPPESETKPIGVVFVEDADWRRPELVYWLVPAVHGDGYGKEALSLVIDYVFRTYAHPAVGAGVYEFNEVSQNLLTSLGFSEEGRIRKNRFVDGDYVDTIQYGLLRTEWSAHHCDE, encoded by the coding sequence ATGCCAGGAGCACGCATTGCGAATGGAGAGCGCATCACACTGCGAACCGTTGAGCAGGAGGATGTTCCCTTTCTCCAACGCGGAACCGCGAATGCCGAACTCCGCTATTCGCTTGGATCACGACTCATGAATCAGACGCAAGTCGAGGAGGAGATATTAGACCATAGTGACGACCAATTCCTTGTCTGTCTTGATGAAACCGATGCTGGATCTGGACAGCCCCCTGAGAGCGAGACGAAACCGATCGGAGTGGTCTTTGTCGAAGATGCAGACTGGCGACGACCCGAGCTCGTCTACTGGCTTGTTCCTGCCGTTCATGGTGATGGATACGGCAAAGAGGCTCTTTCGCTCGTTATCGACTATGTGTTTCGTACCTACGCTCACCCCGCAGTTGGAGCAGGAGTCTACGAATTTAATGAAGTATCTCAGAATCTGTTGACCTCACTCGGCTTCTCCGAAGAAGGACGTATTCGCAAAAATCGGTTTGTCGATGGGGACTACGTCGATACTATTCAATATGGGCTTCTTCGCACTGAATGGTCTGCTCATCACTGTGATGAATAA
- a CDS encoding helix-turn-helix domain-containing protein, with protein sequence MNSQQPIANQSEATVEPVPPSLDSSTSKLVYVYLSSSESATIDELHAALDVEKLTLYPILNTLMTANLVTQSEGRYSCQNHSICEMGS encoded by the coding sequence ATGAATTCCCAACAGCCCATTGCCAACCAGTCCGAAGCGACTGTCGAGCCAGTACCACCTAGTTTGGACTCAAGTACCTCGAAGCTCGTGTACGTGTACTTATCGAGCAGTGAGTCGGCAACGATCGACGAACTCCACGCAGCGCTCGATGTTGAGAAGCTGACGCTGTACCCAATCCTAAATACACTCATGACAGCGAATCTCGTCACCCAATCCGAGGGCAGATACAGCTGTCAGAACCACTCGATATGCGAGATGGGATCATGA
- a CDS encoding sugar phosphate isomerase/epimerase family protein yields the protein MKFAGKCRPEPDALEELSELGFDAVELQLLHTHLDTFEQSIAAVQQSDLEVVSVHTPHASLEESTVFTQADAMAAELDVYLVIHSQYVQHVHIGQLEEYSFESNYGYENNPGSSRFHIENLILEQGHELVLDTAHLYMAEPAYLQQLERLLEQYHEQISIIHFADSTVRKDGLQIGAGTLNSERTIQLLEEYYEGTVVMEVHPPTAQASARELFQ from the coding sequence ATGAAATTCGCGGGAAAATGCCGGCCAGAGCCGGATGCACTGGAAGAATTGAGTGAGCTTGGGTTTGACGCTGTTGAACTTCAGCTCCTTCACACGCACCTCGATACATTTGAGCAATCTATAGCGGCCGTTCAGCAAAGCGATCTTGAGGTCGTGTCAGTACATACCCCTCACGCGTCGCTCGAAGAGTCTACTGTGTTCACTCAAGCTGATGCGATGGCAGCGGAACTGGATGTCTATCTTGTAATTCACTCACAGTACGTTCAGCACGTTCATATCGGTCAGCTTGAAGAATACTCGTTCGAATCCAACTACGGATATGAGAACAATCCGGGATCCAGCCGGTTCCATATAGAGAACCTGATCCTCGAGCAAGGACACGAACTAGTTTTGGATACAGCACATCTCTACATGGCGGAACCAGCGTATCTTCAGCAGCTAGAGAGGCTGCTTGAGCAGTATCATGAGCAAATTTCTATTATTCATTTTGCTGATTCGACCGTGAGGAAAGATGGGCTTCAGATTGGTGCTGGAACACTGAATAGTGAACGAACAATACAGCTGCTTGAAGAGTACTACGAGGGGACTGTCGTGATGGAGGTGCATCCACCGACAGCCCAGGCCAGCGCAAGAGAACTATTCCAGTGA
- a CDS encoding HTH domain-containing protein: MTATVPRAVLRLRTLVPRGISPIQSDVIDQLQECKTEGTIADLDIDTWGSSMGMSISNDRDSTDTRKLLSEFEQWEETHNCTLNPAFGRSDTKSSGGGNIEDGTYTTLPLLCLAVYNDTTVQAVYPHRTSEEVRTIYDGIAALEARKPTREQIEITSSEKPTATGTYSH; the protein is encoded by the coding sequence ATGACTGCTACTGTGCCTCGTGCCGTTTTACGGCTGCGAACACTCGTCCCTAGGGGAATTAGTCCAATTCAATCCGACGTTATTGACCAGCTTCAAGAATGCAAGACGGAAGGAACAATCGCTGACCTTGATATCGACACGTGGGGATCGTCAATGGGAATGTCCATTTCGAACGATCGAGATTCCACCGACACACGAAAATTACTCTCCGAGTTCGAACAATGGGAAGAAACCCATAATTGTACCCTTAATCCCGCTTTTGGGCGCTCCGACACCAAATCGAGTGGTGGTGGCAACATCGAGGATGGCACCTACACTACATTACCGCTGCTCTGTCTAGCGGTCTATAACGATACAACGGTCCAGGCGGTCTATCCGCATAGGACTAGCGAAGAAGTTCGTACGATCTACGATGGAATTGCCGCACTCGAAGCAAGAAAACCAACTAGAGAGCAGATAGAAATCACATCAAGCGAGAAGCCAACGGCAACGGGCACATACTCGCATTGA